Proteins from a genomic interval of Prevotella sp. E13-27:
- a CDS encoding aminotransferase class I/II-fold pyridoxal phosphate-dependent enzyme, translating to METPIKKEIVDGLIAKMGIQDFAKATIREVKQVAAMAEKESGVEYIKMEMGIPGLPAAQVGVDAQIEALKAGIAHSYPDIQGYPELKKQASRFVKAFINLDVAAEGCVPVCGSMQGTFASFLTCSQSDPKKDTVLFIDPGFPVQKMQLQVQGVKYETFDVYDYRGSKLGPKLESYLSKENICAIVYSNPNNPAWICLNEDELKTIGTLATKYDCVVMEDLAYFAMDFRKDLSTPFQAPYQPSVGHYTDNYMLLISGSKAFSYAGERIGVVCISDKLFHRHYPALSARYEGLPFGLVFSTRMLYALSSGTSHSAQYAMAALLRSACDGTYNFRNDIIVYGQRAHKLKEIFTRHGFHIVYDRDLDQPIADGFYFTIGYKKMTSGELAKELMYYGVSAICLITTGSHQEGLRVCTSFIEDHQYAQLDERMAIFEANNP from the coding sequence ATGGAAACACCGATAAAGAAAGAAATCGTCGATGGTCTGATAGCCAAGATGGGCATTCAAGACTTTGCCAAGGCAACCATTCGTGAGGTAAAGCAAGTGGCAGCCATGGCAGAGAAAGAGAGTGGGGTGGAGTATATCAAGATGGAGATGGGCATTCCTGGTTTGCCTGCTGCTCAGGTTGGTGTTGATGCTCAGATAGAAGCCTTGAAGGCAGGAATAGCCCATAGCTATCCCGATATTCAGGGCTATCCAGAGCTGAAGAAACAAGCATCACGCTTCGTCAAGGCATTCATCAATCTTGATGTTGCTGCTGAAGGATGTGTGCCTGTCTGTGGCTCAATGCAGGGCACCTTTGCATCTTTCCTCACCTGTTCGCAGAGCGATCCAAAGAAGGATACCGTTCTTTTCATCGACCCAGGCTTTCCGGTCCAGAAGATGCAGCTTCAGGTTCAGGGTGTGAAGTATGAGACCTTCGATGTCTATGACTATCGTGGCTCAAAGCTTGGCCCAAAACTTGAATCTTATCTGTCGAAGGAGAATATCTGTGCTATAGTCTATTCTAATCCCAACAACCCTGCATGGATATGTCTTAACGAAGATGAGTTGAAGACCATTGGTACGCTTGCTACAAAGTATGACTGCGTGGTGATGGAAGACCTCGCTTACTTCGCCATGGACTTCCGCAAGGATCTCTCTACGCCGTTCCAGGCTCCTTATCAGCCCAGCGTTGGTCACTATACCGACAACTACATGCTTCTCATCAGTGGTTCAAAGGCATTCAGCTATGCTGGTGAGCGCATTGGCGTGGTTTGTATTAGCGATAAACTGTTCCATCGCCATTATCCTGCTCTGTCGGCACGCTACGAAGGCCTACCCTTCGGCTTGGTATTCTCCACGCGCATGCTCTATGCTCTGTCGTCAGGTACCAGCCATAGTGCCCAGTATGCTATGGCAGCCTTGTTGCGCTCAGCATGCGACGGCACATACAACTTCCGTAACGATATAATTGTCTATGGTCAGCGTGCCCACAAGCTAAAGGAGATATTCACTCGTCACGGATTCCACATAGTCTATGACCGTGATCTCGACCAGCCAATTGCTGACGGATTCTATTTCACCATTGGATATAAGAAGATGACGAGTGGCGAACTTGCCAAAGAGTTGATGTATTATGGCGTCTCTGCTATTTGTCTCATAACAACAGGCTCACATCAGGAGGGACTTCGCGTCTGCACATCGTTCATTGAGGACCATCAGTATGCACAGCTCGATGAGCGAATGGCTATCTTCGAAGCAAATAATCCATGA
- a CDS encoding ABC transporter substrate-binding protein has product MKQINYFLSLSLVLLSVSCGQQQPSSLDNQEQKCDTSQLRIAVMPTVDCLPLYVASERGFFKKEGLDVSLLCYQAQMDCDTSFLRGHANAIVTDLVRAQRMVRVDSAKLTYITATNASWQLLYDTLRVKPSLSNLDDKMIAMTRFSATHLLSDTIVEKAKLMQDRVYRVQFNDLNVRLSMFFTGTMDAMLLPEPHATAARNRGAKVFYNSADADLWLGVIAIDTDALKTVDTGAFNKAYDEACDSLNEYGVKGYASIAEKYCAVNRAVVDSLPAIQFKHSDAPRQKDVNIASQWLMKKM; this is encoded by the coding sequence GTGAAACAGATTAATTATTTTTTATCTTTGTCATTGGTGCTACTCTCCGTATCATGCGGACAGCAGCAGCCTTCATCACTTGACAATCAAGAGCAGAAATGCGACACATCACAGCTTCGTATAGCCGTGATGCCTACTGTTGACTGCCTGCCTCTTTATGTGGCCTCTGAGCGTGGGTTCTTCAAGAAGGAAGGACTTGACGTCAGTCTTCTGTGCTACCAGGCTCAGATGGACTGCGACACGTCATTCCTGCGCGGACATGCAAACGCTATTGTCACAGACTTGGTAAGAGCTCAGCGAATGGTTCGTGTTGACAGCGCGAAACTGACATATATAACTGCTACAAACGCTTCATGGCAATTGCTTTATGACACTCTGAGGGTGAAGCCCTCATTAAGCAACCTCGATGACAAGATGATTGCTATGACACGTTTCTCGGCAACTCATCTGTTGAGCGACACTATCGTTGAGAAGGCAAAGCTGATGCAAGACAGAGTATATAGGGTTCAGTTCAATGATTTGAATGTCAGACTTAGCATGTTCTTTACAGGCACTATGGATGCTATGCTTCTCCCTGAGCCTCATGCAACTGCTGCCCGTAACAGAGGCGCAAAAGTGTTTTACAATAGTGCCGATGCCGATTTGTGGCTTGGAGTGATTGCTATTGATACTGATGCATTAAAAACTGTAGATACTGGCGCTTTCAACAAAGCCTATGACGAGGCTTGCGACTCGCTGAATGAATATGGCGTGAAGGGCTATGCTTCGATAGCTGAGAAATACTGCGCTGTAAACAGGGCTGTCGTTGACTCGCTTCCTGCCATACAATTTAAACATTCAGATGCTCCAAGACAGAAGGATGTGAACATCGCTTCACAATGGCTTATGAAAAAAATGTAG
- a CDS encoding NADP-dependent malic enzyme, which translates to MVKISKEAALAYHESGRPGKIEVKPTKAYRTQTDLSLAYSPGVAYPCLEIQENPDNAYRYTDKGNLVAVISNGTAVLGLGDIGAMSGKPVMEGKGLLFKIYGGIDVFDIEVNEKDPEKFCEAVERIAPTFGGINLEDIKAPECFYIEERLKKTLDIPVMHDDQHGTAIISAAGLKNALEVVGKDIKKVRIVVNGAGAAAISCTKLYMALGAQKENILMLDSKGVITSDREGLNDQKRFFATDRKDVHTLAEAVNGADVFVGLSKGNVLSKDMVKSMAKDPIIFALANPVPEISYEDAMEARPDVLMSTGRTDYPNQINNVIGFPYIFRGALDVHATAINEDMKMAAVHAIADLAKQPVPDVVNDVYKVNNLHFGRQYFIPKPVDPRLISEVSAAVAKAAIESGVARRNIENWDEYKNSLSVLLGQETKLTQKLYATAASHPQRVVFAEAVHPTMLRAAVQAKQEGICEPILLGNDEVIERMAKEMDLSLEGIEIVNLRHPNEQARRERYAQILSEKRKREGYTFQEANDKMFERNYFGMMMVETGDADAFITGLYTKYSNTIKVANEVIGIRPEYNHFGTMHIINSPKGTLFVGDTLVNENPDTDALVDIAKLSAMVVHFFNEEPVISMISHSNFGSSQSDGALKVKRAVEKMQMLYPDLPIDGEMQIGFALSRELRDQSYEFTRLKGKDVNTLVFPNLTSARSSYKMLQMLDADVEIIGPIQMGLNKPIHFIDFGASVRDVVNIVAVAVIDAYVEKIKSRIED; encoded by the coding sequence ATGGTAAAAATTTCAAAAGAAGCAGCATTGGCCTATCACGAGAGTGGACGCCCTGGCAAGATTGAAGTAAAGCCGACAAAGGCCTATCGTACGCAAACAGACCTGTCATTGGCATACTCGCCTGGCGTGGCTTATCCCTGCTTGGAGATTCAGGAGAATCCAGACAATGCTTATCGCTACACAGACAAGGGTAACCTGGTAGCAGTAATTTCCAACGGTACTGCGGTACTTGGTTTAGGCGACATAGGCGCCATGAGTGGTAAGCCTGTAATGGAAGGTAAAGGATTGTTGTTCAAGATATATGGTGGCATAGACGTATTCGATATTGAGGTAAACGAAAAAGACCCTGAGAAATTCTGCGAGGCAGTAGAGCGCATAGCTCCCACATTCGGAGGAATAAACCTCGAGGACATCAAGGCTCCTGAGTGCTTCTACATAGAGGAGCGTCTGAAGAAGACACTCGACATACCCGTGATGCACGATGACCAGCATGGCACAGCTATTATCTCTGCCGCAGGTCTGAAGAACGCACTCGAGGTTGTCGGCAAAGATATAAAGAAGGTACGCATAGTTGTCAACGGTGCTGGCGCAGCTGCCATCTCATGCACAAAGCTCTACATGGCACTGGGAGCACAGAAGGAGAACATACTGATGCTCGACTCGAAAGGCGTGATAACAAGCGACCGCGAGGGACTGAACGACCAGAAACGCTTCTTCGCCACCGACCGTAAGGACGTGCACACACTGGCTGAAGCTGTAAACGGTGCCGACGTGTTCGTTGGTTTGTCAAAGGGTAACGTGCTGTCGAAGGACATGGTGAAGAGCATGGCCAAAGACCCCATCATCTTCGCACTGGCCAACCCTGTTCCTGAAATATCATACGAGGATGCTATGGAGGCTCGTCCTGACGTGCTCATGTCAACTGGACGTACAGACTATCCGAACCAGATAAACAACGTCATTGGCTTCCCATACATCTTCCGCGGAGCGCTCGACGTTCACGCCACAGCCATCAACGAGGACATGAAGATGGCTGCCGTTCACGCAATTGCCGATCTAGCCAAGCAGCCTGTACCCGATGTTGTGAACGATGTATATAAGGTAAACAACCTGCACTTCGGTCGCCAATACTTCATTCCGAAGCCTGTTGACCCACGACTCATCAGCGAGGTGTCGGCAGCAGTAGCAAAGGCAGCAATAGAAAGCGGCGTTGCAAGAAGAAACATTGAAAACTGGGACGAGTACAAGAACTCGCTCAGCGTGCTGCTCGGACAAGAGACGAAACTCACACAGAAGCTCTATGCAACCGCAGCTTCTCACCCACAGCGCGTAGTGTTTGCCGAGGCTGTTCACCCCACAATGCTCAGGGCAGCAGTACAGGCTAAGCAGGAAGGCATCTGCGAACCCATTCTGCTGGGCAACGACGAGGTCATTGAGCGAATGGCAAAAGAGATGGACCTGAGCCTCGAGGGCATTGAGATAGTAAACCTGCGTCACCCCAACGAGCAGGCTCGCCGCGAACGCTATGCACAGATTCTTTCCGAGAAGCGCAAGCGCGAAGGCTACACCTTCCAGGAGGCCAACGACAAAATGTTTGAGCGCAACTATTTCGGTATGATGATGGTAGAGACAGGCGATGCCGACGCATTCATCACTGGACTCTACACCAAGTATTCAAACACTATAAAGGTTGCCAACGAGGTAATAGGCATACGTCCTGAGTACAACCACTTCGGAACGATGCACATCATTAACTCGCCAAAGGGAACGCTGTTCGTGGGCGATACGCTGGTGAACGAGAACCCTGATACAGACGCACTCGTTGACATAGCAAAGCTGTCGGCAATGGTGGTTCACTTCTTCAACGAGGAGCCTGTCATTTCTATGATTTCGCACTCAAACTTCGGCTCTTCACAGAGCGACGGCGCACTGAAGGTGAAGCGTGCAGTGGAAAAGATGCAGATGCTTTATCCAGACCTGCCTATCGACGGCGAGATGCAGATTGGCTTCGCACTAAGCCGCGAGCTGAGAGACCAGTCATATGAATTCACACGACTGAAGGGCAAGGACGTAAACACATTGGTGTTCCCCAACCTCACATCAGCACGCTCAAGCTATAAGATGCTGCAGATGCTTGATGCTGACGTGGAAATCATAGGTCCGATACAGATGGGTCTGAACAAGCCTATCCACTTCATTGACTTCGGCGCTTCAGTACGCGACGTGGTTAACATCGTGGCAGTAGCTGTAATCGATGCCTACGTTGAGAAGATTAAGTCAAGAATTGAAGACTAA
- a CDS encoding indolepyruvate oxidoreductase subunit beta, protein MKTDIILCGVGGQGILSIATIIGEAALKENLFIKQAEVHGMSQRGGDVQSNLRISSEPIHSDLIPKGAADVIISMEPMEALRYLPFLKKNGWIITSSTPFVNIPNYPDIEVIKADLKKLQNVVLIDIEQLAKDAGVARSANVILLGAAQRALGIEYDKLEEAVRRVFERKGEAVVEANIKALAIGKQQ, encoded by the coding sequence ATGAAGACAGATATTATTCTTTGTGGAGTAGGAGGTCAAGGCATCCTCTCTATAGCAACTATTATTGGTGAAGCAGCACTGAAGGAGAACCTTTTCATCAAACAGGCAGAGGTTCACGGAATGAGTCAGCGTGGTGGCGACGTTCAGTCGAACCTGCGCATATCTTCTGAGCCTATACACAGTGACCTTATCCCCAAGGGTGCTGCCGATGTCATCATCTCTATGGAGCCAATGGAGGCACTTCGCTATCTGCCATTCCTGAAGAAGAACGGATGGATAATAACGTCAAGTACACCATTTGTCAACATTCCCAACTATCCTGACATCGAAGTAATCAAGGCTGACTTGAAGAAGCTGCAGAACGTTGTACTCATCGATATTGAGCAGTTGGCAAAAGATGCTGGCGTGGCTCGTTCAGCTAATGTAATTCTTCTTGGAGCAGCCCAGCGTGCTCTTGGCATTGAGTATGATAAGCTTGAAGAAGCCGTTCGCCGTGTCTTTGAGCGCAAAGGAGAAGCTGTGGTAGAGGCAAACATCAAAGCCCTCGCCATAGGCAAACAGCAATAA
- the queC gene encoding 7-cyano-7-deazaguanine synthase QueC, protein MTASNKQNTPLEKDSILILSGGVDSVTMLYDFQERIALAISFDYGSNHNSREIPFARLHCERLGIRHIVIPLAFMGEYFKSSLLSGADDIPEGNYADENMKSTVVPFRNGIMLSVAVGMAESAGLKHVMMANHGGDHTIYPDCRPEFVSAFSAAAEAGTYEGVTLLAPYTSWTKADIARRGKELGIDYSETWSCYKGGEVHCGKCGTCVERREAFAEAGITDTTVYE, encoded by the coding sequence ATGACAGCATCAAACAAGCAAAACACGCCGTTAGAGAAGGATAGCATTTTGATACTTAGCGGAGGCGTTGACTCCGTCACCATGCTCTATGATTTTCAGGAGCGCATAGCTCTTGCCATATCGTTCGACTATGGCAGCAACCATAATAGCCGCGAGATTCCCTTTGCGCGCCTGCATTGCGAGCGTCTCGGTATTCGCCACATCGTCATTCCCCTGGCTTTCATGGGCGAATATTTCAAGAGCTCGCTGCTCTCCGGTGCCGATGACATACCTGAAGGCAACTATGCCGACGAGAACATGAAGTCAACCGTAGTGCCTTTCCGCAACGGCATCATGCTCAGTGTGGCTGTAGGAATGGCAGAGTCGGCAGGACTGAAACATGTCATGATGGCTAATCACGGTGGCGACCACACAATCTACCCCGACTGCCGTCCTGAGTTCGTAAGCGCCTTCAGCGCAGCAGCAGAGGCAGGCACCTATGAGGGAGTGACCCTGCTCGCACCCTACACCTCGTGGACTAAGGCCGACATAGCCCGTCGCGGCAAGGAGCTCGGCATAGACTACAGCGAGACATGGAGCTGCTACAAGGGTGGGGAAGTGCATTGCGGCAAGTGCGGCACATGCGTTGAGCGACGCGAAGCGTTTGCAGAAGCAGGCATCACAGACACTACAGTCTATGAGTAG
- a CDS encoding 2-amino-4-hydroxy-6-hydroxymethyldihydropteridine diphosphokinase encodes MKNNGYYDVTISLATNFEQERNLSEAHERLRQILFEARYTNAIWTEPYKSKLSAKYINQLVYAKTTLNAEELISVMKAIETSMGRTAQQREKGIVTIDLDLMEHDGVRYHLEDWQRPYIKMLLESEIV; translated from the coding sequence TTGAAAAATAACGGATACTACGACGTTACGATTTCGTTAGCAACGAACTTCGAGCAAGAACGGAATCTGTCTGAGGCGCACGAGCGTCTTAGGCAGATTCTCTTTGAAGCCCGCTATACTAATGCCATCTGGACTGAGCCATACAAGAGCAAGCTTTCTGCGAAATATATAAACCAGTTGGTTTATGCAAAGACAACGCTTAACGCAGAAGAGCTGATAAGCGTCATGAAAGCCATTGAGACGTCGATGGGACGCACGGCTCAACAGCGTGAAAAGGGAATAGTGACGATAGACCTCGACCTCATGGAACATGACGGTGTGCGCTATCATCTCGAAGACTGGCAGCGTCCCTATATCAAAATGCTATTGGAATCAGAGATTGTTTGA
- a CDS encoding 3-phosphoglycerate dehydrogenase produces MKVLVATEKPFAAAAVEGIRKEIEGAGNELALLEKYTEKAQLLDAVKDADALIIRSDKVDAEVLDAAKQLKIVVRAGAGYDNIDLAAATAHNVVAENTPGQNANAVAELVFGLLVFAVRQFYNGKAGTELMGKKLGILAFGNVGRNVARIAKGFGMDVYAYDAFCPAEVIEKAGVHAVANQEALFEQCDVVSLHIPATPETKQSINYALVGKMKKGGILVNTARKEVINEPELLKLMEERQDLKFVTDIMPDANDEFAKFEGRYFSTPKKMGAQTAEANTNAGIAAACQINAFFKSGDTKFQVNK; encoded by the coding sequence ATGAAAGTATTAGTTGCAACAGAGAAGCCTTTCGCAGCAGCTGCTGTAGAAGGCATTCGCAAAGAGATAGAAGGAGCAGGCAATGAGTTGGCTCTGCTCGAGAAATATACTGAGAAGGCACAGCTGCTCGACGCTGTCAAGGATGCTGACGCACTCATCATCCGTTCCGACAAGGTCGATGCCGAGGTACTCGATGCTGCCAAACAGCTGAAGATTGTCGTTCGTGCCGGTGCAGGCTACGACAACATCGACCTCGCAGCAGCTACAGCCCATAATGTTGTGGCTGAGAACACTCCTGGCCAGAACGCCAACGCTGTGGCTGAGCTCGTGTTTGGTTTGCTCGTCTTCGCTGTACGTCAGTTCTACAATGGTAAGGCAGGCACAGAGCTCATGGGTAAGAAGCTCGGCATCCTTGCCTTCGGCAACGTAGGCCGCAACGTGGCTCGCATAGCCAAGGGCTTCGGAATGGACGTTTATGCCTACGACGCTTTCTGCCCAGCAGAGGTCATCGAGAAGGCTGGCGTTCATGCTGTTGCCAATCAGGAGGCTCTCTTCGAGCAGTGTGACGTCGTTTCACTCCACATCCCTGCTACTCCTGAGACCAAGCAGAGCATTAACTACGCTCTTGTTGGCAAGATGAAGAAAGGGGGCATCCTCGTTAACACCGCTCGCAAAGAGGTTATCAACGAGCCTGAGCTTCTCAAGCTCATGGAGGAGCGTCAGGATCTGAAGTTCGTCACCGACATTATGCCCGATGCCAACGACGAGTTCGCTAAGTTCGAGGGTCGTTACTTCTCAACACCTAAGAAGATGGGTGCTCAGACAGCCGAGGCAAACACCAATGCAGGTATCGCAGCAGCTTGTCAGATTAACGCTTTCTTCAAGAGCGGTGACACGAAGTTTCAAGTTAACAAATAA
- the serC gene encoding 3-phosphoserine/phosphohydroxythreonine transaminase, producing MKKYNFNAGPSMLPREVIEATAQQCLDFNGSGLSLMEISHRAKDFQPVVDEAVALVKELLQVPEGYSVIFLGGGASLEFCMIPYNFLIKKAAYLNTGVWAKKAMKEAKLFGEVVEVASSADANYTFIPKGWTVPADADYLHITTNNTIYGTEIRKDLDVPVRLIADMSSDIFSRPIDVAKYDAIYAGAQKNLAMAGVTIAILKDDALGKAPREIPTMLDYRTHVDKGSMFNTPPVVPIYSALETLRWIKKNGGVEAMDKLAQQRAEIVYGEIDRNKMFRGTAVEEDRSLMNICFVMADEYKELEKDFLDFAVSKGMVGVKGHRSVGGFRASCYNAQTIEGCNALVACMKEFEANH from the coding sequence ATGAAGAAGTACAACTTTAATGCAGGTCCTTCAATGCTTCCACGCGAGGTCATTGAGGCCACCGCTCAACAGTGTTTAGACTTCAATGGTTCTGGTCTCTCACTTATGGAGATCAGCCATCGTGCAAAGGACTTCCAGCCCGTTGTTGACGAGGCTGTTGCTCTTGTCAAGGAATTGCTTCAGGTGCCCGAGGGCTACTCAGTAATCTTCCTTGGTGGCGGCGCATCGCTTGAGTTCTGCATGATTCCCTACAACTTCCTTATTAAGAAGGCTGCCTACCTGAACACAGGTGTATGGGCAAAGAAGGCCATGAAGGAAGCTAAGCTCTTCGGTGAGGTCGTTGAAGTGGCTTCTTCTGCTGACGCAAACTACACCTTCATTCCAAAGGGATGGACTGTTCCTGCTGATGCCGACTATCTGCATATCACAACAAACAATACCATCTACGGTACAGAGATTCGCAAGGACCTCGACGTTCCCGTGCGCCTCATTGCCGACATGTCTTCAGACATCTTCTCTCGTCCTATCGACGTGGCTAAGTATGACGCCATCTATGCAGGCGCTCAGAAGAACCTCGCTATGGCTGGCGTGACCATCGCTATCCTGAAGGACGACGCACTGGGCAAGGCTCCACGCGAGATTCCTACAATGCTCGACTATCGCACACACGTTGACAAGGGCTCAATGTTCAACACACCTCCTGTGGTACCCATCTACAGCGCACTCGAGACACTCCGCTGGATCAAGAAGAATGGTGGCGTAGAGGCAATGGACAAGCTCGCTCAGCAGCGCGCAGAAATCGTGTATGGCGAGATTGACCGCAACAAGATGTTCCGTGGCACTGCCGTTGAGGAAGATCGCTCACTCATGAACATCTGCTTCGTGATGGCCGACGAGTACAAGGAGCTCGAGAAAGACTTCCTCGACTTCGCTGTCAGCAAGGGTATGGTCGGTGTCAAGGGTCACCGCTCTGTTGGTGGCTTCCGCGCATCTTGCTACAATGCCCAGACCATCGAGGGCTGCAACGCTCTCGTAGCATGCATGAAGGAGTTCGAAGCAAATCACTAA
- a CDS encoding tetratricopeptide repeat protein, which yields MGLTEIKLALQKRDLGSAINAMENHLATKVNMWGGEQLALVKNDYQLMVDFWLRGFDDPQRSALYDKLLKRLDAITMEMESREWMERAALVDVIRRNLEKDGRDWSVENIERQLESFVSDVAMLELEKPQIKERKSEALYDGHKNLMNTLFNYVWTSGPWNDAQAEAFKSMLLSPTIDSLDQQLLVSAITLSLMNIFCFNKFRLLTDVYLNSPDDQLRQRALVGWVFGLDDSKVAVYPEMLQIVKDICSDGKCRQELSELQMQLVFCMQADSDSQTVSREIVPDIMKGNRLEMTRRGIVEMDEGTLDDILHPEKSEEEIEKMEKSIKRIADMQKQGSDIYYAGFSQMKRFSFFNSISNWFVPFYSNHPEISKIWNDSKNTRFLQLITKTGAFCDSDKYSFVLAFDQILRQLPESMLKAIREGDGIPMPVGGDFAVEEQNQPAFIRRVYLQNLYRFFMLYPQRSVFVNPFSVDKVVFFSNRLFHDTQLGEKMVHMSKFLAQHSMSKSIPRILSNVAEEYQDTEYHIACGNYKEALLLEPSNLRAKRGYARQLFEQKRFEEALKMFVEISESLPDNVSVSLNVAVCLSRLGRYDEALKILFRLNYEDASNVKVNRVLAWTLLLSGKNEQARKMYEDIVSGDSVAEDFLNYGYCLWIMKDVASAAGAFSRFVKDSNVGIGLLEDEFNETFNEMLAPHGLSFVDVQLMLYQVSNNL from the coding sequence ATGGGACTTACTGAGATAAAACTGGCGTTACAGAAGAGAGACCTGGGCTCAGCCATCAATGCAATGGAAAACCACCTCGCCACAAAAGTTAACATGTGGGGTGGGGAGCAGTTGGCATTGGTGAAAAACGACTATCAGCTGATGGTGGACTTCTGGCTTCGTGGCTTTGATGACCCTCAGCGTTCTGCTCTCTATGACAAGCTGCTTAAACGCCTGGATGCAATCACCATGGAGATGGAGAGCCGTGAATGGATGGAACGGGCTGCGCTTGTAGATGTCATTCGTCGAAACTTGGAGAAAGATGGTCGTGACTGGTCGGTGGAAAACATTGAGCGCCAGTTGGAATCGTTTGTTAGTGATGTGGCAATGCTTGAGCTAGAAAAGCCACAAATCAAGGAGCGCAAGAGTGAGGCTCTCTATGATGGGCACAAGAATCTGATGAACACCCTGTTCAATTACGTTTGGACATCAGGACCTTGGAACGATGCTCAGGCAGAGGCCTTCAAGTCGATGCTCCTTTCTCCAACTATCGACAGCCTGGACCAACAGTTGCTCGTCAGCGCCATAACCTTGTCGCTGATGAACATTTTCTGCTTCAACAAGTTCCGCCTGCTCACAGATGTCTATCTAAACTCACCCGACGATCAATTACGTCAGCGTGCTTTAGTGGGTTGGGTCTTTGGCCTCGACGACTCAAAAGTTGCCGTCTATCCTGAGATGTTACAGATTGTCAAGGATATCTGTTCTGACGGCAAATGCCGACAGGAGCTCTCCGAACTTCAGATGCAGCTGGTCTTTTGCATGCAGGCCGACAGCGATTCGCAGACCGTAAGTCGTGAGATAGTGCCTGACATAATGAAGGGCAACCGTTTAGAGATGACCCGTCGTGGAATAGTTGAGATGGATGAGGGTACTCTTGACGATATACTTCACCCTGAGAAATCAGAGGAGGAAATTGAAAAGATGGAGAAGAGCATCAAGCGTATAGCTGATATGCAGAAGCAGGGCTCTGACATCTATTATGCTGGCTTCTCACAGATGAAACGCTTCAGTTTCTTTAATTCTATATCAAACTGGTTCGTGCCGTTCTATTCTAATCATCCTGAGATAAGCAAGATATGGAACGACTCCAAGAACACTCGCTTCCTACAGCTTATTACGAAGACAGGTGCGTTCTGCGACAGCGATAAGTACTCGTTTGTTCTCGCCTTCGACCAGATTCTCCGCCAGTTGCCTGAGTCGATGCTCAAGGCTATACGCGAAGGCGATGGCATTCCTATGCCTGTCGGTGGCGATTTTGCTGTTGAGGAACAGAATCAGCCGGCATTCATCCGAAGAGTTTATCTTCAGAACCTTTATCGCTTCTTTATGCTGTATCCACAGCGTAGCGTGTTTGTAAACCCATTCTCTGTTGATAAGGTTGTGTTCTTCAGCAATCGGCTGTTCCATGACACCCAGCTTGGCGAAAAGATGGTCCACATGTCGAAGTTTCTTGCTCAGCATTCAATGTCGAAGAGCATACCTCGCATTTTGAGTAATGTTGCCGAGGAGTATCAAGACACAGAGTATCACATAGCGTGTGGCAACTACAAGGAGGCCTTGCTTCTGGAACCGAGTAATCTGCGAGCAAAGCGAGGCTATGCACGTCAGCTGTTTGAACAGAAGCGTTTCGAGGAAGCGTTGAAGATGTTTGTTGAGATTAGCGAGTCTTTGCCCGATAATGTGAGCGTTAGCCTTAACGTCGCAGTATGCTTGTCGCGTCTTGGTCGTTATGACGAAGCTCTTAAGATACTCTTCCGTCTGAACTATGAGGATGCTTCAAACGTTAAGGTGAATCGTGTCCTGGCTTGGACTCTTTTGCTGTCAGGCAAGAATGAGCAGGCTCGTAAGATGTATGAGGATATTGTCAGTGGTGACTCTGTTGCCGAAGACTTCCTTAACTATGGCTATTGTCTGTGGATAATGAAGGATGTAGCCTCTGCTGCAGGGGCGTTCAGTCGTTTCGTTAAGGACAGCAATGTAGGCATTGGCTTGCTGGAAGACGAATTCAACGAAACCTTCAACGAGATGCTGGCTCCTCACGGACTATCGTTTGTCGATGTTCAGCTGATGCTCTATCAGGTATCAAACAATCTCTGA